In Rhodococcus qingshengii JCM 15477, the sequence CCGAGGCTTCGGAGGAATCGGCCCGGCGTTCCGAGGAGAAGATGCGTAGGTTTGTCGGCGACGCGAGCCACGAGTTGCGCACACCCTTGACGACTATTCGTGGGTTCGCCGAGTTGTATCGCCAAGGCGCCATGACTGATACGGAAACGCTGATGAACCGGATCGAGGGCGAGGCGTCGAGGATGGGACTTCTGGTCGAAGATCTGCTCATGCTGGCACGACTCGACGAACAGCGTCCACTCGAGAACAAGCCTGTGGATCTGCTTGCAGTTGCGGCGGATTCGGTACAGGCGGCACGAGCGATCGCACCGGATCGAACTGTCGAACTTCAGATGACCGGCGGCCCAGGCCTGCCCGAAGTGCATGGTGACGAGGCCAGGCTGCGTCAGGTAGTTGCCAATCTGGTGGGCAACGCGATCAAACACACTCCGCCGGATGCGCAGGTCACCGTTCGTGTCGGTACGACCGAGAACTCCGCGGTGGTCGAGGTTTCGGATACCGGTCAGGGTTTGAGTGACGAGGATGCCGCGCGGATCTTCGAGCGTTTCTACCGCGCCGACACCTCTCGCACCCGTGAGACCGGGGGCGCCGGTCTCGGCCTGTCCATCGTTTCGGCTTTGGTTGCAGCGCACGACGGAACCGTCAGCGTCGAGACCTCCCTCGGGCAGGGGACGACGTTCCGCGTCGAATTGCCGCGTGACCCGAAGGACGACTGACGCCGGATTGCCGCAACCGGTCCCCTCAGAAGTAGGTGTGCACCGTGCCGACGACGCGGTAATCCGAATCGACCTCGGGAATCAGTGACCACTTGTCGAATGTGGTGCAGGGATGCGAGATTCCGCAACCGAGCAGATCGCCGACCTTCACGTCGAAGTCAGCCGGAACGTCGACGTACGCGTGCTGGTCGTTGAGTGCGGTGATCGTCAGCTCTCGCGCTGATCGGTTGGATCCGTCGCGTCGGCGCCACAGGACTATGGGAAAGCCTGCGTCGGAACCGACATCGCGGCGGCCGAAGCCCAGGATCACCCGTCCGGGTTCAGGTATGGAGAGCACTACACCCCAGACCTCTGCGGCTCCCTGCAGAGTTCGCGGACCGTCAGCCCACGGCGAAGTTTCGGCATAGAGACCGTGATCATGGGTGATATAGCAACCGCTGCGCAGCACGATGCGTACACCGTTGTCGAGTGCCCACCGGCCGGCCAGCTCGCGTACAACCAGATCGTGAAACGCACTGCCGCCGAAAGTGACCAGTGGCCTGGGAGCCTTCGCGGAGTTGTTCTCGAACAGGTTCTCGGCAATACAGATTTCCGTGAAAACCCGCGCGGATTTGAGATACGAATCGACGGAGATACGGCGGGCTGCTACCGAGGCTCCGGGCATCATGCCCTCGAACCCCTCGACTCCGGTGAGAATCAGCGAAGGTGCCTGCGATGCTGCGCGTGCGACGTCGAGTGCTTGCTCGACAGTGCGAGCGCCCGCGCGTCCGCTGTCGTAGCCGAGTTCGACGAGAACCCGGATACGGCTGGCCGGTGAGACTTTCGCGATCAACTGTTCCATCAGGCGGACGCTCTCGACCGAGTCCACGAGGGTGGTGACGAAGAAATCGGGGTCGGTGGCCTGGGCGTCGCAGATCCACCGAATACCGGCGGGATCGAGAACCTGGCTGGCGATGATGATGGTGTCCACACCGAACTCACGCAGAATGCGTGCCTGCGCAACGGTTGCGGCTGTCATCGCCCAAGCCCCGGCGTCGAGTTGCCGTCGAACCAGTTCGGGGCTCATCGTGGTCTTCGCGTGAGGCGCCAGATCCACATCGTGGTCGGAGCAGAACTGCGCCATGAGGTCGACATTGTGCGCGATCGCTGCACGGTTGAGTGTCATCACGGGTAGCAGGAGGTTGCCGTCGAGTGCCGAGATCCCCAGCGGCTCGAGGTCGGAACCGTCGCGACCTTCGAGGTCGGTGCCGAAGGCCTTGTGCTGCCAACCGATCGGGGGGTTCGCGAAATCCGTCATGGCATCGATTGTGCCGTTGATTGCAGACGATGTGTTCATGTGTGGTGACTTTCTGTCAGAACTATGCAGGTCAGAATGAGATCCGGCTACGAGCGGCGTACCGGGCGACCAGGCAACGCGTCCTGGACCACGACACCGTCTTCGACGACGGGTACTCCGCCGACCAGCACGCGGCTGATACCGGTGGAGGGGCGGGTGCCGTCGATGTACGTGGCGTTGTCGGTGATTCGCTCGGGGTCGAAAACGAGGATGTCCGCGTCGCTACCGGGGCTGATCCGACCTTTCGTCGCCATCGAGGGAACCGACTCCTCCAGAATCTGCGCAGGGATCAACGAGCAGCGCGCGATTATCTCCGACAGCGACAGCAGCCGACGCTCGCGGTACAGCGTACGAATCGCACGTGCGTAGGTGCCGGCGCCGCGGGGGTGGCCGAGTGCCTTCTTCGGCAGTGGCCACTGCAATGAGTCGGCAGGCGAACGGCCGGGCCAGGTCAGTGGCATCGCGTCGCTCGCGATGGCGGCGCGATCGAAAGTCATCGCCCGTTCGAGGAATTCGCGCTGCACGGTGTCGTTCTCGTCGAGGAACTCCACCAGCACCAACCCACCGGGGTCGGTGGCCCGAAGATGTTCCAGCTGCTTGCGGTCCGCGATACGTTCACCGGTGGGTACGAATGTCAGCGACCGTGGTGTCAGATTCATCAGGTGCAGCTTGTCGGGATCGAGAAACGCAGCTCCGACGGCCGTCGACCCGGAACCGTACGGATACGCCTCCGTCGTGACGCGCGATCCGGCTGCCTGAACCTGCGCCACCACCGACAGCGCGTGGTCGACGTGCATTCCCGAGGTGCTGTTGACGTGGCAGTAGTGCATGTGTGCGCCGGTTTCGGCTGCTGCACGGGCGATTTCGACGGCACCATCCACCGGGCTCGACGGATCGGCCGAGATGAGAGGGCGCGCATGGGTATAGGTGGGAACACCGGCTCGCGCCGCGAGATCCGCCACCTGTAGGTACTCCACCGGATCGGATTTCGGCGCGTACCCGACCACCACGCCGATGCCGAGAGCGCCTGCGGCCAGATCGTTTTCGAGGATTTCGAGAATGTGGGCGCGCTGAGAGGCGGTGGGCTCGCCCTGCCAGCTCGGGGAACCGAGATGGTGCAGGAGCGTTCTGATGTCGCCGTCGGGATCGGCCCCTGAGAGTTCGATCATTCGGGCGTGCGCCCACGACGTCGCGTAGCCGTAGTTGATCGGGCGGCCCTCGGCGCCGGCCCGGGCATATGCCTTTGCAACAGGAATGACGCCGGCTTCCAGTTCGAGGGCCGTCGTGACTCCGTCCAATGCCTGAAGTCGCTGCTCGGCGATTTCCTGTCCGTGGCTGTGCAGGTCGATGAATCCGGGGCAGATGACCTGACCGGTCACGTCGATCGTCTGCCGGGCTTCGATCGCGTCGCGACCCCACGCCGAGACCTTGCCGTCGGTGATCGCGATGCCCCGAACCTCGTCGGTCCCCGATGCGGGATCGACGACACGGCCGCCGGTGAACACGATGTCGTGGACCTGCATCAGCGCTGCACTCCTGTCGTTGGTCGAACCGCCTGGCCCGGCGAATGTCCCGATGGTTTCACGGCTCGGGTATCGGATTCTGGTGTGAACGTCCCAAATGGAGGCCGACTCACCGTTCGAGCGGACAAGAAACGGATGCGCTCGAGTGTGAAGGTGAA encodes:
- a CDS encoding alanine racemase — translated: MNTSSAINGTIDAMTDFANPPIGWQHKAFGTDLEGRDGSDLEPLGISALDGNLLLPVMTLNRAAIAHNVDLMAQFCSDHDVDLAPHAKTTMSPELVRRQLDAGAWAMTAATVAQARILREFGVDTIIIASQVLDPAGIRWICDAQATDPDFFVTTLVDSVESVRLMEQLIAKVSPASRIRVLVELGYDSGRAGARTVEQALDVARAASQAPSLILTGVEGFEGMMPGASVAARRISVDSYLKSARVFTEICIAENLFENNSAKAPRPLVTFGGSAFHDLVVRELAGRWALDNGVRIVLRSGCYITHDHGLYAETSPWADGPRTLQGAAEVWGVVLSIPEPGRVILGFGRRDVGSDAGFPIVLWRRRDGSNRSARELTITALNDQHAYVDVPADFDVKVGDLLGCGISHPCTTFDKWSLIPEVDSDYRVVGTVHTYF
- a CDS encoding amidohydrolase family protein; the protein is MQVHDIVFTGGRVVDPASGTDEVRGIAITDGKVSAWGRDAIEARQTIDVTGQVICPGFIDLHSHGQEIAEQRLQALDGVTTALELEAGVIPVAKAYARAGAEGRPINYGYATSWAHARMIELSGADPDGDIRTLLHHLGSPSWQGEPTASQRAHILEILENDLAAGALGIGVVVGYAPKSDPVEYLQVADLAARAGVPTYTHARPLISADPSSPVDGAVEIARAAAETGAHMHYCHVNSTSGMHVDHALSVVAQVQAAGSRVTTEAYPYGSGSTAVGAAFLDPDKLHLMNLTPRSLTFVPTGERIADRKQLEHLRATDPGGLVLVEFLDENDTVQREFLERAMTFDRAAIASDAMPLTWPGRSPADSLQWPLPKKALGHPRGAGTYARAIRTLYRERRLLSLSEIIARCSLIPAQILEESVPSMATKGRISPGSDADILVFDPERITDNATYIDGTRPSTGISRVLVGGVPVVEDGVVVQDALPGRPVRRS